The DNA window attttatatgaatgTACACCTATATTGTACGTGGCTTTGTAGAGGTGTTTTTAATTTCCACATGGAATTGAGGTGGGTACTATATCAAATGATGATTCCCTTTGAATTAAAGTGGAAACTTTTTTAAAGTtagcttttatttattaaaattaaaaaatctaatataattttNNNNNNNNNNNNNNNNNNNNNNNNNNNNNNNNNNNNNNNNNNNNNNNNNNNNNNNNNNNNNNNNNNNNNNNNNNNNNNNNNNNNNNNNNNNNNNNNNNNNNNNNNNNNNNNNNNNNNNNNNNNNNNNNNNNNNNNNNNNNNNNNNNNNNNNNNNNNNNNNNNNNNNNNNNNNNNNNNNNNNNNNNNNNNNNNNNNNNNNNNNNNNNNNNNNNNNNNNNNNNNNNNNNNNNNNNNNNNNNNNNNNNNNNNNNNNNNNNNNNNNNNNNNNNNNNNNNNNNNNNNNNNNNNNNNNNNNNNNNNNNNNNNNNNNNNNNNNNNNNNNNNNNNNNNNNNNNNNNNNNNNNNNNNNNNNNNNNTCTGAATAGTTatcctatttttaatataaattaaagagaaGTAATAATGGAAGACAACGTTGTAATATTTTCTGAGCATTACAAGTTTTCAACTCCAGTACAGTGAAAGCATGCCTGCGACTTCATGGTTGGACACGGAATTCGGCAATTGTGGAAACAAAACATCTCTCTTGTTTGGTCGCAATTTCATGTCCAAAATGCTCTACCACCTAACCCCCCTTGAGGTAAATAACAGAGATTTTGATGAATggaatatttgaaattttgaaaggTTTAAAATGTTTTGCAatttaattattgaaatttaaaaacatgtacttttaaaatattaagtttgtgtatgaaataagaaaaatgatgaaGGAACTTGGATAGTTTTCTCTTTGgtgatgatatttttatttcattattctaaattaaacaaaataatattttatcactACTTGAAACTcgtaaaagaaaattattaatattcaaataaaatactttatataagaTTTAAAATGCATTCTTTCTTGTAACTATTTTATTGAAATGCACTTAagattttttcttataaaatgtTTATCCGACATTTCATTAAGGAATAAAACACACGCTACatgaaaaatcaattttattagtcatttattttgtttttaacaacaataaaaataatcgttaatatatttaataatttatctattttatactttaagaatatatgttaagtttataaattaaaatttttttgattaaaagtataaataatttaaatttctaatgcATTTATTTTACATTCATTAAGTgaaagtatttaattttttttactcatagtaaatttattatatatctttattGAATATGTTAGCTAAACCTTATATTTAATGGCAATTAGACATTATTAACCGTCTTATGTTTTGtcaattaaaaattctaataacaACTATACAATTATCTGCAAATACTTTTTTAATAGCCGCAAAAAAtatacaacaacaataacaacaacaacaataataataataataataataatttagttaacaTATGTCTTAAGAATacatgataaatttataattagtaaaaaattttaaattttttataataaatacaaaataaatgtattgaatatttaaattttttatatttttaatatttttttaatttataattttaatatgtgtttttaagatacaaaatagataaactctaataataaatatacaatCACAgtagaaacataaaattaaataaaatataNNNNNNNNNNNNNNNNNNNNNNNNNNNNNNNNNNNNNNNNNNNNNNNNNNNNNNNNNNNNNNNNNNNNNNNNNNNNNNNNNNNNNNNNNNNNNNNNNNNNNNNNNNNNNNNNNNNNNNNNNNNNNNNNNNNNNNNNNNNNNNNNNNNNNNNNNNNNNNNNNNNNNNNNNNNNNNNNNNNNNNNNNNNNNNNNNNNNNNNNNNNNNNNNNNNNNNNNNNNNNNNNNNNNNNNNNNNNNNNNNNNNNNNNNNNNNNNNNNNNNNNNNNNNNNNNNNNNNNNNNNNNNNNNNNNNNNNNNNNNNNNNNNNNNNNNNNNNNNNNNNNNNNNNNNNNNNNNNNNNNNNNNNNNNNNNNNNNNNNNNNNNNNNNNNNNNNNNNNNNNNNNNNNNNNNNNNNNNNNNNNNNNNNNNNNNNNNNNNNNNNNNNNNNNNNNNNNNNNNNNNNNNNNNNNNNNNNNNNNNNNNNNNNNNNNNNNNNNNNNNNNNNNNNNNNNNNNNNNNNNNNNNNNNNNNNNNNNNNNNNNNNNNNNNNNNNNNNNNNNNNNNNNNNNNNNAATAgatatctaaaataataaatataaaaaataattaagataaCAAATTTTTGACATTATAACTAAAAGTTTCAATAAATGGTTATTTTTTGTCtaataaattattctattatCAGCTATCTTTTAATTAGGGGTGCACAGACCCGGTTCGATCCGAAAGTTCGGCCCGGTCCCGAACACTTTAGaggctaatttggtgtgattttatcGGGTTTGGGGTTGgataagggtctcaaaaatagacccggtcatttTGAGTCGGGTCCGAGTCATAACTCGGGTCACCTGAAATCGGCccggtggcccggtcatcatacacaattaatattttgtgttattagtgatggatcatgactattcttatgtggaatttaagtattgtaaaccttaatattttgtgttattagtcattataagactataagttaatgttttatgtttagaatgcataagactttagactaatgcataatattgtgctatttgtattgatttaaatatttggtattattagacaatattagtattgattgtggttatgctttaattttaaagaatggttggttcttgttatatttttctaagtgaattttactatgttaaataatggttggagtcttaaaaatttggatatttttatatgctagcttacaagaaggtatcaacctaatgtaatgttaacggcccgGTTTTCACCCGATATAATTGTGGCCTGAAAGTGTAttggtttcatcgggtctagggtcgAATTCGAGTCTTATAAATAGACCCGGTGtatatttcgggtcgggtctgGATTCTATCAAATCCAGTTTCACCCGATCCATGTGCATCCCTACTTTTAATATGTAATATtctaataaagaaaagaaaattgttaagaaaacaataaatcctcttttaattttatttaaacttctgcaaaaaataaaaaatctgaaAACTGAATCATAtactttccatttcttttccttgcaattcaaaatcatattaTCTCACGTGCCCTCCATTACTTAGTTTAACTAAGGCAGTTGCACTTGcacctaaagaaaatgataGAAATAAATATCTATGGGCTCTACCCCTCTACCATTAGAAGTTTTGGTCGTGTAATAAATATTAAagtgtttaaaaattaataaaaatcagtcacaaataatttaacatttgtatttaatatttattaattattattaaaataaataaataaatttaaatataataaatatataattataaatattatatttattttttccaaaattaaaaataaaattcgagACCGCGATCTCTAAGTGAGAACGAAGAGATTGTATCAATTGAGTTATAGTTCGTTGgcaattataaattaaaatattaaattaaatatgataaatttatttatgttattgtgTCTCTAATTACTAACTGGGAAAATTGATTGCATGTTGTTGCAGGATCTAGAACTGGCCATGTCTATGTTAAGGCCTGGGTCACTCTTCATTGAAGACTTGTCTCAGCAAAAGAACTTCTCAAAAGTGGGATATGGGTCAGTTCCACGTGCCTTTATTGTTTGCACTCAGGACCTTGGGGTTCCATTGGAATTTCAACGGTGGATGATAGAAAACGCTGGCATTAGTGACGTCATGGAAATCAATGGCGCAGATCATATGGTTATGCTTAGCAAGCCCCAAGAACTTTGCGATTGTCTCCTAAAGATTGTTATGAAATACCAATGAATGAATTCATGTATGTCATGAAGCAGGGGCAAGTagatgagaaaaatgaaaaatcgaataaaaatttataatgttaGTTTATGTGATACAAAATTGAAGTTGTTTCCTGCCTGCCGAAATTTTTGTTAGGTACCAGACAAATGACACAGCAAAATATAGagatgaaaaattagaaatttgtataaaatatggaaataattgaataattttctttGAGAATTACAACTTCTCTCTATCACAAGGAGACTACAATAACACTCTCTCTTGACAAAAGGAGAACATACTTCTTTCTATCAAATATAGgagaaaactactcaaagaaATCTTATGTTATTCTATCTGGATGACttgattgaaatgaattaaagaaaaactcaatttaTAGGTGAGTCTCTTCAATATGAACCATCCATCAATTAGAGGTAtataattcttctctttttcaaccaCTAAAATTCTAAGGTTATAAATTAAGATTGTTTATTACCTctcattttatttagttattatttatttatatattttctaaaattagctTTACTAATTTTCACAATCTCCCACTTAaagctaattttgataaattttcaaaattcatgttgCTTATGTATTCCATAGGCCGTATGAGGATCTACACCATTCAAACTTTTCTGTGTTGATTGGTTTTGTCATGGCATCTGCTAGGTTGTCTTTAGTGTGAATCTTCTGCATATCAACACTTCCTTCTTCTACTACTTCCCGAACAAAGTGATATTGTACTCCAATGTGTTTTGTTCTTGAATGAAAGGCAGGATTCNNNNNNNNNNNNNNNNNNNNNNNNNNNNNNNNNNNNNNNNNNNNNNNNNNNNNNNNNNNNNNNNNNNNNNNNNNNNNNNNNNNNNNNNNNNNNNNNNNNNNNNNNNNNNNNNNNNNNNNNNNNNNNNNNNNNNNNNNNNNNNNNNNNNNNNNNNNNNNNNNNNNNNNNNNNNNNNNNNNNNNNNNNNNNNNNNNNNNNNNNNNNNNNNNNNNNNNNNNNNNNNNNNNNNNNNNNNNNNNNNNNNNNNNNNNNNNNNNNNNNNNNNNNNNNNNNNNNNNNNNNNNNNNNNNNNNNNNNNNNNNNNNNNNNNNNNNNNNNNNNNNNNNNNNNNNNNNNNNNNNNNN is part of the Arachis duranensis cultivar V14167 chromosome 1, aradu.V14167.gnm2.J7QH, whole genome shotgun sequence genome and encodes:
- the LOC107488835 gene encoding salicylic acid-binding protein 2; the protein is MGSESVTHSLKHYILVHGACHGAWCWYKIKPLLESSGHKVTVLDLAASGINLKKLQDVETLSEYSEPLLEVMESLPPNEKVVLVGHSLGGLNIALAMEKFPTKVQLGVFLTAVVPDTQHKPSYVLEKYSESMPATSWLDTEFGNCGNKTSLLFGRNFMSKMLYHLTPLEDLELAMSMLRPGSLFIEDLSQQKNFSKVGYGSVPRAFIVCTQDLGVPLEFQRWMIENAGISDVMEINGADHMVMLSKPQELCDCLLKIVMKYQ